Proteins encoded within one genomic window of Dermatophilus congolensis:
- a CDS encoding DUF3263 domain-containing protein, producing MQESRRKRPPSLSDRDRRVLELERKWGSGPSAQVEKLAEAQRTLGLDGPGYALVLRALLEDPIAYAHDPETIEAVRAVRDSRSGGDGLFSRGSDEVPYSGQSYRGR from the coding sequence ATGCAGGAATCTCGCCGGAAGCGTCCGCCGAGCCTTTCGGATCGGGATCGTCGGGTTTTGGAGTTGGAGCGTAAGTGGGGTTCGGGTCCAAGCGCTCAGGTGGAGAAGCTTGCTGAAGCGCAGCGCACTTTGGGTTTGGACGGGCCTGGGTATGCGTTGGTATTGCGTGCCCTGCTTGAGGATCCGATTGCGTACGCACATGATCCCGAGACGATTGAGGCGGTGCGTGCGGTGCGTGATTCGCGTTCTGGGGGCGATGGGTTGTTTTCCCGTGGCAGTGATGAGGTTCCGTATTCCGGTCAGAGCTACCGGGGTCGATGA
- the galE gene encoding UDP-glucose 4-epimerase GalE has protein sequence MKLVVTGGAGYIGSVVTSQLLEAGHDVTVVDDLSTGHADAVPDGAAFIQARIHDIHDILANVRPDGLLHFAAKSLVGESVEKPELYWENNVVGTFRLLEAVRQNNVPRMVFSSTAAVYGEPSTPLITEDMTPNPINAYGRSKLAIDMALTDYAKAHGLAATSLRYFNVGGARGKYGERHAIETHLIPNILKVPAGERDHVYLFGEDYPTPDGTCVRDYLHVVDLGRAHLLALETSEPGTHRVFNLGSGTGFSVKEVLEAARAVTGHPIPAEVKDRRPGDPATLVASSAKAKEILGWEPEFEINRIVADAWEFIQSRR, from the coding sequence ATGAAACTCGTGGTGACAGGAGGAGCCGGCTACATCGGCTCTGTTGTGACATCGCAGCTACTCGAAGCCGGCCACGACGTCACCGTGGTAGATGACCTCTCCACAGGACACGCCGACGCAGTCCCCGACGGCGCAGCGTTCATCCAAGCCCGCATCCACGACATCCACGACATCCTCGCCAACGTCCGCCCCGATGGGCTCTTACACTTCGCCGCGAAATCCCTCGTCGGGGAATCCGTTGAAAAACCCGAACTGTATTGGGAAAACAACGTTGTCGGCACCTTCCGTCTGCTCGAAGCAGTGCGGCAAAACAACGTTCCCCGCATGGTTTTCTCCTCCACAGCAGCGGTCTACGGGGAACCCTCAACTCCCCTCATCACCGAGGACATGACCCCCAACCCCATCAACGCCTACGGCCGCTCCAAACTCGCCATCGACATGGCCCTGACCGACTACGCCAAAGCTCACGGCCTAGCCGCCACCTCACTGCGCTACTTCAACGTCGGCGGAGCCCGCGGTAAATACGGCGAACGTCACGCCATTGAAACCCACCTCATCCCCAACATCCTCAAAGTGCCCGCCGGGGAACGCGACCACGTCTACCTCTTCGGCGAGGACTACCCCACCCCCGACGGCACCTGTGTACGCGACTACCTACACGTCGTCGACCTCGGCCGCGCACACCTGCTCGCCCTAGAAACCAGCGAGCCCGGAACCCACCGCGTCTTCAACCTCGGCTCTGGCACCGGGTTCTCTGTCAAAGAGGTCCTCGAAGCGGCACGGGCAGTCACCGGCCATCCCATCCCCGCCGAGGTGAAAGACCGCCGCCCCGGAGACCCAGCCACTCTCGTGGCCAGCTCCGCTAAAGCAAAAGAAATCCTCGGCTGGGAACCGGAATTCGAAATCAACCGGATCGTCGCCGACGCATGGGAATTCATCCAATCCCGCAGGTGA
- a CDS encoding RecQ family ATP-dependent DNA helicase, with translation MSGAARSIPWQGPASEVISRLAGPGARLRDDQAEAVAALSHDGARVLVVQATGWGKSAVYWCATAARRAAGGGATLVLSPLLALMRDQIEAARRAGLNAVTLNSSNVDEWSAVEGQLAAGEVDVLLISPERLAHPTFGRRVLSALMGNMGLLVIDEAHAVSDWGHDFRPDYRRIAQVMARLDAQVPVLATTATANARVTQDVAAQLGEATTVLRGPLGRDSLQLAVVPPMSALQRYAWVAQMLPVLPGSGIVYALTIADAQRATCAVQAVHGVDYPVAMYTGQLEAAERALLEDKLRRNEVKALIATSALGMGYDKPDLGFVVHMGAPPSPVSYYQQVGRAGRGIEHALVALLPSAADEPVWRHFATATLPDEGMARRVLDALDTAEPQSVPALEAVTGLRRSRVELLLKQLAVDHVTERTPQGWVATGVPWRYDADHYAAIVRMREREAAIMRDYVQGRSCLMELLRTSLDDPQGGPCGQCSVCLGGLPGPLVPAADPAVTAVVAEQLRSIDHQLPARKMWPGGQFGRRGRIPAGEMVLEGRVVIDMDAPQWCEVFEACLQAPGDAPRELCEAAVGVLRRWSASWPQRPSLICSLATLAHPQGPYPVAGQVAAYLGEVGRIEVGHWLVRPPVSEVGERPAGGAEAALWQEAIAAAPPPQLSGGGGVAGRDVLLVVDRSASGWPITLAGAGLRRWGAGSVQPLLLHRCP, from the coding sequence GTGAGCGGGGCGGCCCGGTCGATCCCGTGGCAGGGCCCTGCCAGTGAGGTGATTTCTCGCCTGGCTGGGCCGGGTGCGCGGCTGCGTGATGATCAGGCCGAGGCTGTTGCTGCGTTGTCCCATGATGGGGCACGGGTGCTGGTTGTGCAGGCAACTGGTTGGGGTAAGTCGGCGGTGTATTGGTGCGCTACAGCTGCGCGTCGCGCCGCCGGCGGTGGGGCCACGTTGGTGTTGTCGCCGCTGTTGGCGTTGATGCGTGACCAGATTGAGGCGGCTCGTCGTGCTGGGTTGAACGCGGTGACGTTGAACAGTTCGAACGTGGATGAGTGGTCCGCGGTGGAGGGGCAGTTAGCTGCTGGTGAGGTGGATGTGTTACTCATCTCGCCGGAGCGGTTGGCTCATCCGACGTTTGGTCGGCGGGTGTTGTCGGCGTTGATGGGCAACATGGGTTTACTCGTCATTGATGAGGCGCATGCTGTTTCTGACTGGGGGCATGATTTCCGCCCGGATTATCGCCGTATCGCGCAGGTGATGGCGCGGCTGGATGCCCAGGTTCCGGTGCTTGCGACCACGGCGACAGCCAATGCGCGTGTCACACAGGATGTTGCAGCCCAGCTGGGTGAGGCGACAACAGTTCTGCGGGGCCCGTTGGGTCGGGATAGTCTCCAGTTGGCGGTGGTTCCGCCGATGTCTGCGTTGCAGCGGTATGCGTGGGTGGCGCAGATGCTGCCGGTGTTGCCGGGGTCGGGGATTGTGTATGCGTTGACGATTGCTGATGCGCAGCGCGCTACCTGCGCGGTTCAGGCTGTGCATGGGGTGGACTATCCGGTGGCGATGTATACGGGGCAGCTCGAGGCGGCTGAGCGTGCGTTACTTGAGGACAAGCTGCGCCGTAATGAGGTCAAAGCTCTCATCGCTACCAGTGCGTTAGGGATGGGGTATGACAAACCGGATTTGGGGTTTGTTGTTCATATGGGGGCGCCACCGTCTCCGGTGTCTTACTACCAGCAGGTTGGGCGTGCCGGGCGCGGTATTGAGCATGCTCTTGTCGCGTTGTTGCCCAGCGCGGCTGATGAGCCGGTGTGGCGTCATTTCGCGACGGCGACGTTGCCTGATGAGGGTATGGCGCGCCGGGTTCTTGATGCTCTTGATACTGCTGAGCCGCAGTCAGTGCCTGCGTTGGAGGCGGTAACTGGGTTGCGTCGGAGCCGGGTGGAGTTGCTGCTTAAACAGTTAGCGGTTGACCACGTGACTGAGCGGACCCCGCAGGGCTGGGTGGCCACAGGTGTGCCGTGGCGGTATGACGCTGACCATTACGCCGCCATTGTGCGGATGCGTGAACGTGAAGCAGCGATCATGCGTGACTATGTGCAGGGTCGTTCGTGTTTGATGGAGTTGCTGCGTACCAGCCTGGATGATCCGCAAGGCGGGCCGTGCGGGCAGTGTTCGGTGTGTCTGGGTGGGTTGCCTGGTCCGTTGGTGCCGGCCGCGGATCCGGCGGTGACGGCCGTGGTTGCTGAGCAGCTACGGAGCATTGATCATCAGCTGCCTGCTCGGAAAATGTGGCCGGGTGGGCAGTTCGGGCGGCGCGGGCGAATCCCGGCGGGGGAGATGGTCCTTGAAGGCCGTGTCGTTATCGATATGGATGCCCCGCAGTGGTGTGAGGTGTTTGAGGCGTGCCTGCAAGCTCCGGGCGATGCTCCGCGTGAGTTGTGTGAGGCGGCGGTGGGGGTGCTTCGGCGGTGGAGCGCTTCGTGGCCTCAGCGCCCAAGTCTTATCTGCTCGTTGGCGACGTTAGCGCACCCGCAGGGCCCTTATCCGGTGGCGGGTCAGGTTGCGGCGTATCTGGGTGAGGTGGGGCGGATCGAGGTGGGGCATTGGCTGGTCAGGCCCCCGGTGAGCGAGGTGGGGGAGCGCCCTGCTGGTGGGGCTGAGGCCGCGTTGTGGCAGGAAGCGATCGCAGCAGCGCCGCCCCCGCAGTTATCTGGTGGGGGCGGTGTCGCTGGCCGGGATGTGTTGCTTGTTGTTGATCGCAGCGCCTCTGGGTGGCCGATTACGTTGGCTGGTGCGGGGCTTCGGCGGTGGGGAGCTGGGTCGGTGCAGCCTCTTTTGCTGCACCGGTGCCCGTGA
- a CDS encoding lysophospholipid acyltransferase family protein — translation MEPVYNSVVAVARTLFAAQGIRFRVTGSENIPTEGGAVIVMNHLSYMDFAYAGLAARPSRRLIRFMCKKSVWDHPIAGPLMSGMKHIPVDRENGSQALRDAVKALKAGELVGVFPEATISRSYELKEFKTGAIRMAQATGVPIIPIVLWGTQRIWTKGHPRRLGYSRTPISLTVGKAISAPKQAPADEVSATLRAEMQLLLDHAQAEYPRLEGDDLKFLPARLGGTAPTLAEANEMDRLDRERRRAAAAQKNPGTDNAA, via the coding sequence ATGGAGCCCGTTTACAACTCGGTCGTCGCTGTTGCCCGCACACTTTTCGCTGCCCAAGGTATCCGTTTCAGAGTGACCGGTTCTGAGAACATCCCCACAGAGGGCGGTGCGGTGATCGTGATGAACCACCTTTCGTACATGGATTTTGCGTATGCGGGTTTGGCGGCGCGCCCCAGCCGCCGGTTGATCCGGTTTATGTGTAAAAAATCGGTGTGGGATCACCCGATTGCTGGGCCGTTGATGTCGGGGATGAAGCACATCCCGGTGGATCGTGAAAACGGTAGTCAGGCATTGCGGGATGCGGTGAAGGCACTGAAAGCTGGCGAGCTGGTTGGAGTGTTCCCTGAAGCGACGATCTCCCGTTCGTATGAGTTGAAAGAGTTCAAGACTGGTGCGATCCGGATGGCGCAGGCCACGGGCGTGCCGATCATTCCGATTGTGTTGTGGGGTACGCAGCGGATTTGGACGAAGGGGCATCCGCGTCGTTTGGGATATAGCCGCACTCCGATTTCGTTGACGGTGGGCAAAGCTATTAGTGCGCCGAAACAGGCACCGGCCGATGAGGTTTCTGCCACGTTGCGTGCCGAGATGCAGCTGCTCCTTGACCATGCGCAGGCTGAATATCCTCGCCTTGAGGGTGATGATTTGAAGTTTTTGCCGGCGCGTTTGGGCGGCACGGCTCCTACGTTGGCGGAGGCAAATGAAATGGACCGTCTGGATCGTGAGCGGCGTCGTGCTGCTGCGGCGCAGAAGAACCCCGGCACGGACAACGCGGCGTGA
- a CDS encoding YbhB/YbcL family Raf kinase inhibitor-like protein, giving the protein MSLERPIPPDPYSMLPVVPPFALTSVDFKEGSDLPKSADFSADNLSPELSWHDAPAGTKSFMVTCFDPDAPTPSGFWHWVAVGIPGNATSLHANAGAEGGEELPAGAFHLNNDYGYAGFGGAAPPAGDRPHRYVFAVTALDATVEEIGITADFTPAKAHFFALTHVVGRAVLTGTYAIPA; this is encoded by the coding sequence ATGAGCCTCGAACGCCCTATTCCCCCCGACCCCTACAGCATGCTTCCCGTCGTACCGCCATTCGCGTTGACCAGCGTCGACTTCAAAGAAGGCAGCGACCTACCCAAATCCGCCGACTTCAGTGCCGATAACCTCTCCCCTGAACTTTCTTGGCATGACGCTCCCGCGGGCACCAAGTCATTCATGGTCACCTGTTTCGACCCTGACGCCCCCACTCCCTCAGGGTTCTGGCACTGGGTTGCCGTGGGGATCCCTGGGAATGCCACGTCCCTGCACGCCAACGCTGGCGCTGAAGGCGGCGAAGAACTCCCCGCTGGCGCTTTCCACCTCAACAACGACTATGGCTACGCCGGTTTCGGAGGAGCAGCTCCCCCCGCAGGCGACCGCCCGCACCGGTACGTTTTTGCCGTCACCGCCCTGGATGCCACCGTTGAAGAAATCGGGATCACCGCTGACTTCACCCCCGCCAAGGCCCACTTCTTCGCGCTCACGCACGTTGTGGGCCGCGCGGTGCTCACCGGCACCTACGCCATCCCCGCCTAA
- a CDS encoding TrmH family RNA methyltransferase: MPITITDPADERVRDYFSLTDVNLRRVLEPAGGLYMAESEKVLRRALAVGHHPRSLLLAPRWVDELSDLVAQFEAESVPVYVGEHEVIEAMTGFHLHRGVLAAMHRPQLPSVEDVVRGARRLVVLEDIVDHTNVGAIFRSAAALGVDGVLVTPRCADPLYRRSVRVSMGNVLNVPWTRIEQWPAGADCLRQWGVSVASFALSDDSVTLDELAADPPERLALVLGTEGDGLQQRTLAKSDVVVRIPMGHGVDSLNVAAASAVAMWALRVR; the protein is encoded by the coding sequence GTGCCGATCACTATCACTGACCCCGCCGATGAACGGGTCCGCGACTATTTTTCTTTGACTGATGTGAACCTGCGGCGTGTTCTTGAGCCTGCAGGCGGTTTGTATATGGCCGAGAGCGAGAAGGTGTTGCGGCGGGCGTTGGCGGTGGGGCATCATCCTCGTTCGCTGCTGTTGGCTCCGCGGTGGGTGGATGAGCTGTCTGATCTCGTGGCTCAGTTCGAGGCCGAGTCCGTGCCGGTGTATGTGGGGGAGCATGAGGTCATCGAGGCGATGACGGGGTTCCATCTGCATCGGGGTGTGTTGGCGGCAATGCATCGCCCGCAGTTGCCTTCGGTTGAGGATGTTGTGCGGGGTGCGCGTCGGCTGGTGGTGTTGGAAGACATTGTTGATCACACGAATGTGGGGGCGATTTTCCGGTCTGCTGCGGCGTTGGGGGTTGATGGCGTGTTGGTGACGCCAAGGTGCGCCGATCCTCTGTACCGCCGGAGCGTGCGGGTGTCGATGGGGAATGTGTTGAATGTGCCGTGGACGCGGATTGAGCAGTGGCCTGCTGGGGCGGATTGTTTACGGCAGTGGGGGGTGTCGGTGGCGTCGTTTGCGTTGTCGGATGATTCGGTGACGCTGGATGAGCTGGCTGCTGATCCGCCGGAGCGGTTGGCGCTGGTGCTGGGCACTGAGGGGGATGGGCTACAGCAGCGCACGTTGGCTAAGAGTGACGTGGTGGTGCGTATCCCGATGGGGCATGGCGTTGATTCGTTGAATGTGGCTGCGGCTTCAGCGGTGGCTATGTGGGCGTTGCGGGTGCGCTAA
- a CDS encoding SPFH domain-containing protein, whose product MVATIILLLFLAVAVLLVVKSIKIVPQQTSLIIERLGRYSRTLDGGIYVLVPFVDTVRAGIDLREQVVSFPPQPVITSDNLVVNIDTVIYYSVIDPKSAIYGIANFIQGIEQLTVTTLRNVIGAMDLEQTLTSRDQINGQLRGVLDEATGKWGIRVARVELKSIEPPASVQDSMEKQMRAERDRRAAILTAEGVKQSAILKAEGEKQAAILKAEGDAQSKVLEAQGQARAIQQVFDAIHRGKPDQQLLAYKYLEVLPQIAQGDSNKMWVVPGEFTEALRGFAGAFGGQNGPTFPAASSGNTPKYTDDVPEDNPFVDTDLEDPREALRRAREEVQRSEAEVHDSEARMRGQRP is encoded by the coding sequence GTGGTAGCCACCATTATTTTGTTGCTGTTTTTAGCGGTGGCGGTTCTTTTGGTCGTGAAGTCGATCAAGATTGTTCCGCAGCAGACGTCGCTGATTATTGAACGGTTGGGGCGGTATTCACGGACGCTGGATGGCGGTATTTACGTCTTGGTGCCGTTTGTGGACACGGTTCGGGCGGGGATTGACCTGCGTGAGCAGGTGGTGTCGTTCCCGCCGCAGCCGGTGATCACCTCAGACAACCTGGTGGTCAACATTGACACGGTGATCTATTACTCGGTGATTGACCCTAAGAGCGCAATTTATGGGATCGCGAATTTCATTCAGGGTATTGAACAGTTGACGGTCACGACGTTGCGGAACGTGATCGGTGCGATGGATTTGGAACAGACGTTGACTAGCCGTGATCAGATTAATGGCCAGTTGCGTGGTGTTTTGGATGAAGCGACGGGTAAGTGGGGGATCCGTGTGGCCCGCGTGGAGTTGAAGAGCATTGAGCCGCCCGCGTCGGTGCAGGACTCGATGGAGAAACAGATGCGTGCCGAGCGGGATCGTCGGGCAGCGATTTTGACGGCTGAGGGTGTGAAGCAGTCAGCGATTTTGAAGGCCGAGGGTGAAAAGCAGGCGGCCATTTTGAAGGCTGAAGGTGATGCTCAGTCGAAGGTGTTGGAGGCTCAGGGGCAGGCGCGAGCGATCCAGCAGGTGTTTGATGCGATTCACCGCGGTAAACCTGATCAGCAGTTGTTGGCGTACAAGTATTTGGAAGTGTTGCCGCAGATCGCGCAGGGCGACTCCAACAAAATGTGGGTTGTTCCAGGTGAGTTCACTGAGGCGCTGCGCGGGTTTGCGGGGGCTTTTGGTGGGCAGAACGGCCCAACGTTCCCAGCGGCGAGCAGCGGCAACACGCCGAAGTACACCGATGATGTACCAGAGGACAACCCGTTCGTGGATACGGATTTGGAGGATCCACGGGAGGCGCTGCGCCGTGCCCGTGAGGAAGTCCAGCGTTCAGAGGCCGAGGTGCACGACAGCGAGGCCCGCATGCGTGGGCAGCGACCGTGA
- a CDS encoding NfeD family protein, translated as MGNLPEWLIHNAWAAWLGAALILAGVELASADFVFLMLAAGAFAASMTAFVAGFPGQVVVFAVVAVSLIFTVRPVLKQRFLASLPQFASGKEAYMGRLGVVVEEVTDCAGQVKVDGEVWSARWAEGARVLPGAVGAWVQVSEVDGVTLLVVPHTGPQDVVSGAGG; from the coding sequence GTGGGGAATCTTCCGGAGTGGTTGATTCACAATGCGTGGGCGGCATGGCTTGGTGCTGCGTTAATCCTTGCGGGGGTGGAGCTGGCGAGTGCGGATTTTGTGTTTCTCATGCTGGCGGCGGGTGCTTTCGCCGCCAGCATGACTGCTTTTGTGGCGGGTTTTCCGGGCCAGGTGGTGGTTTTCGCTGTGGTGGCGGTGTCGTTGATTTTCACGGTGCGGCCGGTGCTCAAGCAGCGTTTTTTGGCGTCGTTGCCGCAGTTCGCCTCAGGTAAGGAGGCGTATATGGGGCGTCTTGGGGTGGTGGTGGAAGAGGTCACCGACTGTGCGGGCCAGGTGAAGGTCGATGGTGAGGTGTGGTCGGCGCGGTGGGCTGAAGGTGCCAGGGTGTTGCCTGGGGCGGTGGGGGCTTGGGTGCAGGTGTCAGAGGTTGATGGGGTGACGCTGCTGGTGGTTCCGCATACGGGACCACAGGATGTGGTTTCTGGCGCGGGTGGCTGA
- a CDS encoding ABC transporter ATP-binding protein has product MSDVLDFSEVGVVRGATTILRDITWSVEEGERWIMLGPNGAGKSTLLQIAAGRLHPSSGVAGVLDEVLGAVDVFELRGRIGLASSSVSERIPARETALDVVRTASYNRVGRWHEQYEGVDTGRAERLLEALGMSHFADRPYGKLSDGERKRVQIARSLMTNPELLLLDEPTSGLDLGGREDLIARLSAFAYDVTAPAMVMVTHHVEEIPPGFTDALLLKEGSIVAAGPLESVLTNENLSEAFGLSLTVERRGDRWTAYANS; this is encoded by the coding sequence ATGAGCGATGTTCTGGACTTTTCCGAGGTGGGTGTGGTGCGGGGCGCCACCACGATCCTTCGTGACATTACGTGGTCGGTGGAGGAAGGCGAGAGGTGGATCATGCTTGGCCCCAATGGGGCGGGGAAGTCCACGTTGTTGCAGATTGCTGCGGGGCGTCTGCATCCCAGTTCTGGTGTTGCTGGGGTGTTGGATGAGGTGTTGGGCGCGGTGGATGTGTTTGAGCTGCGCGGCCGTATTGGTTTGGCGAGTTCTTCTGTGTCTGAGCGGATCCCGGCTCGAGAGACGGCTTTGGATGTTGTGCGGACTGCTTCATACAACCGTGTTGGGCGTTGGCATGAACAGTACGAGGGGGTCGACACTGGTCGTGCGGAACGGTTGCTGGAAGCGTTGGGGATGTCCCATTTCGCTGACCGCCCCTACGGCAAGTTGTCTGACGGTGAGCGTAAGCGAGTGCAGATTGCACGGTCGTTGATGACTAACCCGGAGTTGCTGCTTCTTGATGAGCCAACTTCTGGTTTGGATTTGGGTGGCCGTGAAGATTTGATCGCCCGGTTGAGTGCGTTTGCCTACGATGTGACCGCTCCGGCGATGGTGATGGTGACACACCACGTGGAAGAGATCCCGCCGGGCTTCACAGATGCTTTGCTGTTGAAGGAAGGCAGCATCGTGGCGGCAGGTCCGCTGGAATCGGTGTTGACGAACGAGAACTTGTCGGAGGCGTTCGGGCTGTCGTTGACGGTGGAGCGCCGTGGTGACCGCTGGACGGCGTACGCGAACAGTTAA
- the glgA gene encoding glycogen synthase has protein sequence MRADILSKEYPPNVYGGAGVHVEELVKALRARGDIDVRVRAFGDPVDEPGTSGYPELTELAQANGAIRTLGQDLAMAADVVGADLVHSHTWYANMAGHLGSVLAGIPHVVSAHSLEPLRPWKAEQLGGGYRVSSWIEKTAYEAAAAVIAVSHGMRADILKCYPGLDPDKVKVVHNGIDAHKWAPDHSDAGKDLVRSLGVDPDARSIVFVGRQTRQKGLPYMLRAAKSLPPDVQLVLCAGAPDTPEIGAEIAALMKELQDTRQGVVYIPEHLPRHKVIALETNATVFACPSIYEPLGIVNLEAMACEAAVVATATGGIPEVVVDGRTGWLVDIEQVDDGSGTPVDEDAWVRDLGDALNEAVADPQEARRRGVAGRARAVEQFSWDSIGDKTMQVYESVLA, from the coding sequence GTGCGAGCAGATATTTTGTCCAAGGAATACCCGCCGAACGTGTACGGCGGAGCCGGTGTCCATGTCGAAGAACTAGTCAAGGCTTTGCGGGCACGAGGTGATATCGATGTGCGAGTTCGCGCATTCGGTGACCCCGTCGATGAACCAGGAACCAGTGGCTACCCCGAACTGACCGAACTAGCGCAGGCAAACGGCGCCATTCGAACCCTAGGGCAGGACCTTGCGATGGCCGCTGACGTTGTCGGCGCGGACCTTGTTCATAGCCACACGTGGTACGCGAACATGGCTGGCCACCTCGGATCTGTGCTGGCAGGGATTCCGCACGTAGTGTCAGCGCACAGCCTAGAGCCACTACGGCCATGGAAAGCAGAGCAGCTCGGCGGCGGTTATCGCGTTTCTAGCTGGATCGAGAAAACAGCCTACGAAGCCGCCGCAGCCGTGATCGCAGTCAGCCACGGCATGCGCGCCGACATCCTTAAGTGCTATCCCGGCCTAGACCCCGACAAAGTCAAGGTGGTACACAACGGTATTGACGCTCATAAATGGGCCCCGGATCACTCAGATGCAGGCAAAGACCTTGTTCGCTCTCTAGGGGTAGACCCCGATGCCCGCTCAATCGTGTTTGTGGGCCGCCAAACCCGCCAGAAAGGGTTGCCGTACATGCTGCGTGCGGCCAAGTCATTGCCGCCAGATGTGCAGCTGGTTTTGTGCGCTGGTGCCCCTGACACTCCCGAAATCGGGGCCGAGATCGCTGCTTTGATGAAAGAACTGCAAGACACGCGCCAAGGCGTGGTGTACATTCCCGAGCATCTTCCACGTCACAAGGTGATTGCGTTGGAAACGAACGCCACCGTGTTCGCATGTCCTTCGATTTACGAACCGCTGGGAATCGTGAATTTGGAGGCGATGGCATGCGAAGCGGCCGTGGTGGCCACCGCAACTGGCGGTATTCCGGAGGTTGTTGTTGATGGCCGGACCGGGTGGCTGGTCGATATTGAGCAGGTCGATGACGGGTCAGGAACTCCAGTCGATGAGGATGCTTGGGTCCGTGACCTGGGTGATGCCTTGAATGAGGCTGTCGCTGACCCGCAGGAGGCGCGGCGTCGAGGTGTTGCTGGTCGAGCGCGTGCGGTGGAACAGTTCTCGTGGGACTCCATCGGCGATAAGACGATGCAGGTGTATGAATCTGTGCTCGCGTAG
- the glgC gene encoding glucose-1-phosphate adenylyltransferase produces the protein MPTTKKRNPNVLAIVLAGGEGKRLMPLTADRAKPAVPFGGVYRLIDFALSNVVNSGYLKVVVLTQYKSHSLDRHISRTWRMSNMLGNYVAPIPAQQRKGKQWYMGSADAIYQSLNTLDDERPDIVVVVGADHVYRMDFSQMVEQHVETGAGITVAAIRQPIALADQFGVIEVHEADNCKIGAWREKPTDAKGLPDSPEEVLASMGNYVFDADVLRDVIMQDAENEDSEHDMGGDIVPHFVDRGEGFVYDFNNNEIPGATDRDRAYWRDVGTIDSYYEANMDLIQIEPIFNLYNYDWPLFTSMSVPYPPAKFVHNEEGRRGEALNSITSHGTIISGGKVNGSVISPNVLVNSYSEVDHSVLLDNVKVGRKATIRRAILDKNVVVEPGATVGVDPEVDRAAGWHVSDGGVVVVPKGAVVRAQE, from the coding sequence ATGCCCACGACCAAGAAACGCAACCCCAACGTTTTGGCTATCGTCCTGGCTGGCGGTGAAGGCAAACGGCTCATGCCGCTCACTGCTGATCGGGCAAAACCTGCGGTCCCCTTCGGGGGCGTGTATCGCCTCATCGATTTTGCTCTCAGTAACGTCGTGAACTCTGGCTACCTGAAGGTGGTCGTGCTCACGCAATACAAATCTCATTCCCTCGACCGGCACATTTCGCGCACGTGGCGGATGTCAAACATGCTCGGTAACTATGTGGCCCCTATCCCTGCGCAGCAGCGCAAAGGTAAGCAGTGGTACATGGGCAGCGCTGATGCGATTTATCAGAGCCTGAACACTTTGGACGATGAGCGACCTGACATCGTTGTGGTGGTTGGTGCTGATCACGTCTATCGCATGGACTTCAGCCAGATGGTTGAGCAACACGTCGAGACGGGTGCGGGCATCACCGTCGCGGCGATTCGTCAGCCGATTGCGTTGGCTGACCAGTTCGGTGTGATCGAGGTCCACGAGGCCGATAACTGCAAGATTGGCGCATGGCGGGAAAAACCAACGGATGCTAAGGGTTTACCTGACTCTCCGGAGGAAGTTCTCGCCTCAATGGGCAACTATGTTTTCGACGCTGACGTGCTGCGCGATGTGATCATGCAAGACGCTGAGAATGAGGACAGCGAACACGACATGGGTGGGGACATCGTTCCTCATTTCGTTGACCGTGGCGAGGGGTTCGTTTACGACTTCAACAACAACGAGATCCCTGGCGCTACTGATCGGGACCGGGCGTATTGGCGTGACGTGGGCACGATCGACTCGTACTACGAGGCGAACATGGATCTGATCCAGATAGAGCCGATCTTCAACCTGTACAACTACGACTGGCCCCTGTTTACGAGCATGTCGGTGCCATATCCGCCGGCGAAGTTCGTGCATAACGAGGAGGGGCGTCGCGGGGAGGCGCTGAACTCGATCACTTCCCACGGGACGATCATTTCCGGCGGGAAGGTCAATGGGTCGGTGATCTCACCGAATGTGCTGGTAAACAGCTACAGCGAGGTGGATCATTCGGTGTTGCTGGACAACGTGAAGGTGGGCCGTAAGGCAACGATTCGTCGCGCGATCCTGGATAAAAACGTGGTGGTTGAGCCTGGCGCCACGGTGGGTGTGGATCCTGAGGTGGATCGTGCGGCGGGCTGGCATGTCAGCGATGGCGGCGTGGTGGTGGTGCCCAAGGGTGCGGTTGTGCGCGCGCAGGAGTGA